A window of Gemmatimonadota bacterium contains these coding sequences:
- a CDS encoding methyltransferase domain-containing protein codes for MARRLNTPNAPVSTLGGTALLAALFCGFWFLPQSLPLGLVIGAVGMAFIGILDDWKPFAPLHKFALTLVVAGIAAWLGPRFHLTNIYWIDATLTALWMVWMCHAFNVLDMEDGLSSGSGTIASLGLWVINAGDWALVTAGALTGYLLHNFHPARILMGDTGSLLIGFLLSSMAVSVANQTGGLTGVIGPLIALGLPIFEAVFISAIRFAKGRSIVRPSRDHVAQRLIQWGLPVRAAVALMWLTGIVLGGLALAFTLGHWISLVGVACLAIGAGRGLSHVDMEGDGCDGRPVGLFGKNWLIHRKMRQTMDEVKEIVSGKLLDVGCGNKPYANIFETRVQQYIGLEKGRERYERTDVWGDVQALPIRDQTCDTVLCNQVLEHVPQPQLAIDEMARVLRPGGYLILTAPHIWGLHEVPHDYFRFTPYGLRHLAKKSGLTVHTTRALAGFWVTAGTRFCYYLARFERGPLIPFARIGFFVIQLGALFLDRLHRVESEAWNFLLIAQKDLSHE; via the coding sequence ATGGCACGCCGTTTAAATACACCCAATGCGCCTGTTTCAACACTGGGCGGTACAGCTTTGCTGGCCGCTCTTTTTTGTGGCTTCTGGTTTTTGCCTCAATCGCTCCCTTTGGGCCTCGTCATCGGTGCTGTGGGAATGGCATTCATCGGTATTTTAGACGATTGGAAACCCTTTGCGCCACTGCACAAATTTGCGCTAACCCTCGTAGTTGCAGGCATTGCCGCCTGGCTTGGCCCGCGTTTCCATCTCACAAATATTTACTGGATAGACGCCACACTAACTGCGTTGTGGATGGTCTGGATGTGCCATGCATTCAATGTTCTGGACATGGAAGACGGTCTTTCCTCAGGTAGTGGAACCATTGCTTCGCTGGGTTTGTGGGTGATAAACGCAGGCGATTGGGCACTCGTAACAGCGGGCGCACTCACGGGGTATTTGCTACACAATTTTCATCCCGCCCGCATCCTGATGGGCGACACCGGAAGCCTGTTAATTGGCTTCTTGCTCAGTAGTATGGCTGTTTCTGTCGCAAATCAAACTGGCGGCCTCACGGGCGTCATCGGACCTTTGATCGCCCTGGGCCTCCCCATCTTTGAAGCCGTATTTATCAGTGCAATCCGATTTGCCAAAGGCCGCTCTATTGTCCGACCCAGCCGGGATCACGTTGCACAGCGATTGATACAATGGGGGCTACCAGTGCGTGCAGCAGTCGCTCTGATGTGGCTGACAGGCATTGTTTTGGGTGGTCTGGCACTCGCGTTCACCCTGGGACACTGGATCAGTTTGGTTGGTGTTGCGTGTCTCGCAATCGGTGCGGGGCGGGGATTGTCGCACGTGGATATGGAAGGCGATGGATGTGATGGACGCCCGGTTGGCCTATTTGGCAAAAACTGGTTGATTCACCGCAAAATGCGCCAGACAATGGACGAAGTAAAGGAGATAGTAAGTGGGAAATTGCTGGATGTGGGGTGTGGCAATAAACCCTATGCCAACATTTTTGAGACGCGCGTACAACAATACATCGGCCTGGAAAAAGGGCGAGAGCGGTATGAACGCACCGACGTGTGGGGCGATGTGCAGGCCCTCCCCATCCGCGACCAAACCTGCGATACCGTGTTGTGCAATCAAGTCTTAGAGCACGTGCCGCAGCCCCAATTGGCAATTGACGAAATGGCGCGTGTATTGCGACCGGGTGGCTATTTAATTCTCACCGCACCCCATATTTGGGGCTTGCACGAAGTCCCCCACGACTATTTCCGCTTTACGCCTTATGGCTTGCGCCATCTCGCCAAAAAATCGGGACTAACTGTCCACACAACGCGTGCGCTCGCGGGATTTTGGGTCACAGCCGGGACGCGATTCTGTTATTATTTGGCGCGTTTTGAACGCGGTCCTCTAATCCCCTTTGCGCGCATTGGATTTTTTGTCATCCAACTCGGCGCACTATTTTTAGATCGCCTGCACCGCGTGGAAAGCGAGGCGTGGAATTTTTTACTCATCGCACAAAAGGACTTATCCCATGAGTGA
- a CDS encoding DegT/DnrJ/EryC1/StrS family aminotransferase — MIPIFRPWFDNAEVEAVREVLMSGWVGPGEKVEELEARFAHYVGAQHAVSVNSCSAALLLALKILDVEGGEVITTPLTFVSTNHAILQNGATPVFCDIDPETLNIDPKAIAAKITPRTRAIMVVHFAGHPCDMDEILSIANGIPVVEDAAHASGARYKGRMVGGMGTVTCFSFDARKNLSTCDGGMLTTNNSDLAERARKLRWMGISRGTYDRFRKNGAEHRWEYEVGELGYKCYMNDLNAAIGLVQLGKLESANAQRREIFLQYGRAFAALDWMQTPVEKPQVRSAMHAYVARVSQRDELIDHLGQHNIDAGVHYKPCHLFEVYKPYRTDLPVTDAVWRNLVTLPLFPSMTESEIGQVIAAVCDFQP, encoded by the coding sequence ATGATTCCCATTTTTCGTCCCTGGTTTGACAATGCAGAAGTCGAAGCAGTACGCGAAGTATTGATGTCCGGTTGGGTCGGTCCCGGGGAAAAAGTCGAAGAACTCGAAGCGCGATTTGCCCATTATGTAGGGGCACAACACGCAGTATCTGTCAACTCGTGCTCTGCAGCCCTTCTACTGGCTTTGAAGATACTTGATGTAGAGGGCGGCGAAGTCATTACCACGCCCTTGACCTTTGTATCGACCAATCACGCAATTTTGCAAAACGGAGCCACGCCGGTGTTTTGCGACATAGATCCCGAAACACTCAATATCGATCCTAAGGCAATAGCCGCCAAAATCACGCCGCGCACCCGAGCGATTATGGTGGTGCATTTTGCCGGGCACCCTTGCGACATGGATGAGATTCTGTCCATTGCAAATGGGATTCCAGTCGTAGAAGACGCCGCACACGCCAGCGGCGCGCGCTACAAAGGCCGAATGGTCGGCGGGATGGGCACAGTGACGTGTTTTAGTTTTGATGCGCGTAAAAATTTGTCAACCTGCGACGGTGGGATGTTGACCACCAACAATTCAGACCTTGCCGAACGCGCGCGAAAACTGCGCTGGATGGGCATTTCGCGCGGAACTTATGATCGGTTTCGAAAAAATGGCGCAGAGCATCGATGGGAATACGAAGTGGGCGAACTCGGCTATAAATGCTACATGAACGATCTCAATGCGGCAATTGGTCTGGTGCAATTGGGCAAATTGGAGTCGGCCAATGCACAACGCAGAGAGATTTTTTTGCAGTACGGACGTGCATTTGCCGCCCTCGACTGGATGCAAACACCTGTAGAAAAACCCCAGGTTCGCAGTGCAATGCACGCTTATGTGGCACGCGTATCCCAGCGCGATGAATTGATAGATCATCTGGGGCAACACAACATCGATGCGGGCGTACACTACAAACCCTGCCATTTATTTGAAGTGTACAAACCCTATCGCACAGACTTACCCGTCACCGATGCCGTGTGGCGCAATCTGGTCACCTTGCCCCTATTCCCAAGCATGACCGAAAGCGAAATAGGACAAGTCATCGCAGCCGTGTGCGACTTCCAACCCTAA
- a CDS encoding glycosyltransferase family 2 protein, whose protein sequence is MPECVTAIVVNWNAGENLARCIAALLDQRETDLDVVVVDNASSDNSLEALETYGDRVRVIQTGANLGFGSAVNRGVAVSHSALVIALNPDVVLQPDAVNKMVEFLNTHANVGMVGPKLKDADGQVLASCGEAPRLRDEICRKFLLHLIFPLLKFRRRRPTKPEAVAWVTGACFAVRRRVLSAVNGLDEAIFMYYEDVDLGLCINRAGWQVMYLPCAEGIHIGGESSKQALTRMLVASEASYAYFIAKHLGQWAARLLRLLRPVEMTLRTLLWGSVFLIAHSRRTEARARLRAYWFILTNNTSAHALTHGAVEEGP, encoded by the coding sequence ATGCCTGAATGTGTGACAGCAATAGTGGTCAACTGGAATGCCGGAGAAAATCTGGCGCGGTGCATTGCCGCATTACTTGATCAGCGTGAAACAGATCTCGATGTGGTCGTAGTCGATAACGCATCATCGGACAACAGCCTGGAGGCATTGGAAACTTATGGCGATCGCGTGCGCGTGATCCAAACCGGCGCAAATCTGGGATTTGGGAGCGCAGTAAACCGCGGTGTGGCTGTCTCGCACAGCGCGCTTGTCATAGCCTTAAATCCCGATGTCGTGTTGCAACCAGATGCAGTGAATAAGATGGTCGAATTTTTGAATACACACGCCAATGTGGGCATGGTGGGGCCAAAGCTTAAAGACGCGGATGGGCAGGTGCTTGCCTCGTGCGGTGAAGCGCCCAGGCTCAGAGATGAAATCTGTCGTAAATTCCTATTGCATCTAATATTTCCATTGCTTAAATTTCGGCGGCGGAGGCCCACCAAACCCGAAGCTGTCGCCTGGGTGACCGGAGCGTGTTTCGCGGTTCGCCGCCGCGTTTTGAGCGCTGTAAACGGGTTAGACGAGGCCATTTTTATGTATTACGAAGATGTAGATCTCGGCCTGTGTATCAACCGCGCTGGCTGGCAGGTCATGTATTTACCCTGCGCCGAAGGCATACACATCGGGGGCGAAAGTTCCAAACAGGCATTGACGCGGATGCTCGTGGCCAGTGAAGCGTCTTATGCCTATTTTATTGCCAAACACCTGGGACAATGGGCTGCGCGCTTGCTCAGGCTCCTGCGTCCTGTAGAAATGACGTTGCGAACATTGCTCTGGGGAAGTGTGTTTTTAATCGCCCACAGCCGTCGCACAGAGGCGCGAGCGCGTTTGCGAGCTTACTGGTTTATACTGACTAACAACACGTCAGCACATGCCTTAACTCACGGTGCTGTGGAGGAAGGTCCATGA
- a CDS encoding O-antigen ligase family protein: MLQTNFFDPAKPQLLVLVCLGQILLIALPFLIHDALAAILVLSLLSAIALFGSLTLSVLYLCFTAAVVPSWFYEDYLVLPMGFKFYEGLLVVVMGIAYLNYLLEGRWNWRRRTFLDRPMCVLLGLVVLSCLLGLIYGQSISQMLRDVRYPLYYALFFVVTWFFDVRRFSTFLHLFLFIAAIVGIEYLFEFLLQVDTDIAGGFVRVARLEGIVLPMGMLIIAAILLFETRAYRRAWAWSAILPIGLALVLTMGRGMWISLFVGLGSLAALTILDKQARHLSRLIVVALVPLLLLAMGYVFQQQTRAAVSDMALDRVTRSVEAVSGRLISYGNALEKIRQRPLLGGGHGETVTSLVTFPPPPQILTVGAVDNVYLTIGLRMGLVGVAAFLWIFGFALWRAYQLFQQSNDTRVRVFCAAFIAIYAALLVYGMADATLFANRLIFIHATFLGLIARLVAEEKNNA; this comes from the coding sequence ATGCTTCAAACAAATTTCTTTGATCCTGCAAAACCCCAACTGTTGGTTCTGGTATGTTTGGGGCAGATCCTGTTAATTGCACTACCGTTTTTGATACATGACGCGCTTGCGGCGATTCTCGTTCTGAGTTTGTTGTCGGCAATTGCACTTTTTGGCTCTCTCACGCTGTCAGTGCTCTATTTGTGTTTCACCGCTGCGGTTGTGCCTTCCTGGTTTTATGAAGACTATCTGGTCTTGCCTATGGGCTTCAAGTTCTATGAAGGCCTTCTCGTTGTGGTAATGGGCATTGCCTATCTCAACTATTTGTTGGAAGGCCGATGGAATTGGAGACGGCGCACGTTTTTGGATCGACCAATGTGCGTACTGCTGGGACTGGTCGTACTTTCATGCTTATTGGGGTTGATCTACGGACAGTCAATCTCGCAAATGTTGCGCGACGTGCGCTATCCATTGTACTACGCGTTGTTCTTTGTGGTGACGTGGTTTTTTGATGTGCGGCGATTCTCCACATTCCTGCATTTATTTTTGTTCATCGCCGCAATTGTCGGCATCGAGTATTTGTTTGAATTTCTTTTGCAGGTCGATACGGACATTGCGGGTGGTTTTGTTCGGGTCGCACGACTCGAAGGCATTGTGTTGCCGATGGGCATGCTCATTATTGCCGCCATTTTATTATTTGAAACGCGGGCGTACAGGCGCGCCTGGGCGTGGAGCGCGATATTGCCCATCGGGTTGGCTCTGGTTTTGACAATGGGACGGGGCATGTGGATTTCGCTATTCGTCGGGCTGGGCAGTCTGGCCGCATTGACCATCCTGGATAAACAGGCTCGACACCTGTCGCGTCTTATTGTCGTGGCACTGGTCCCTCTCCTGCTGCTGGCGATGGGGTATGTTTTTCAGCAACAAACCCGCGCTGCCGTCAGCGATATGGCATTGGACCGCGTGACGCGCAGCGTCGAAGCCGTAAGTGGGCGGTTGATATCTTATGGCAATGCACTGGAAAAAATTCGTCAACGGCCGCTACTCGGCGGCGGACACGGCGAAACCGTGACGTCTCTGGTGACATTTCCACCACCGCCACAGATATTGACAGTAGGTGCAGTTGACAATGTTTATTTGACGATTGGATTGAGGATGGGACTGGTGGGCGTCGCAGCATTTTTGTGGATCTTTGGCTTTGCTCTGTGGCGCGCATATCAATTATTCCAGCAAAGTAATGACACCCGCGTGCGTGTGTTCTGCGCGGCATTTATCGCCATTTATGCAGCACTCCTCGTCTATGGCATGGCAGATGCAACCCTCTTTGCCAATCGGTTGATCTTTATCCATGCGACATTTTTAGGGCTTATTGCACGGCTGGTAGCAGAGGAAAAAAATAATGCCTGA